The window GCGACGGCGAGCGAGACGACCCCGACCCCCGCGCACACGGCGAGGTCCCCGAGCACGAACGCCCAGTCCGGGTTCGGCCCGAACGTCCGCGCGAGGGCCTCGACCCCGTACGTCGAGGGCAGCAGATCCCGGGCGAACTGGATGAAGCCCGGCATCCGGCCCGCCGGCAGCACGCCGAGCAGCAGCGCGGCCGACATGCCGAGCTGCCCGAGGACGGTGGCGAGTTCCGGTCGCGGGGCGAGCAGACCCAGCGCGGCACCCAGTCCGGCGAGCGCGGCCCCGACGAGCGGGATCACGGCGGCGAGCATCCAGAGGTGCGTCAGCGGCAGCCCGAAGAGCACACAGCCGAAGACGGCGGTCACGACGGTCCCCGGCACGGTGAAGGAGGCGTACGCCCCCGCCGCGCCCAGCACCACCGCCGCCGGCGGCACCGGCAGCGTCGCGTAGTGGTCGAGACCGCCGCTGGAGCGCAGCTGCCCGAAGTACTGGGCCAGCAGGTTCAGGGCGACGAACGCGACGACCAGGACCGCCGAACCGGCGACCACGGCGTGCGCCTCGGCTCCGCCGTCCACCACTCCGCGCATCAGGATCATGATCCCGATCGACTGGAAGGTGGCCACGAACAGCAGGGGGATCCGCGCGACCCGCGCCCGGGAGAGCTGCGCCCGGTACACGGCGCACAGCGAGGGCCACAGGCGCGCGCGAGGCCCCAGCTCGGCGGCTTCACGCTCCACTCGCCCCTCTGCGGCCAGGGCCTGGCCCGGCAGGATCTCGGCGGGTACGACACTCACGTCGAGCTGCTCCTCTGCGCTTCGGCTGTCGCCCATTGTCGTACGGCCACGGCGGCCCGGCCGTTCACCCGGCCGTTCACGCCCGGGCCGGCCGTTCTCCGGTTCACACCCGTGTCCCTCACCCCTTGACCAGTCCCTGTGCGCTGCCCGCGCTGCCGCCGAGCGCCAGGTAGACGTCCTCCAGGCTGGGCGTGGCGAGGGTGAAGTCGTCGAGCGCCACGAAGGCGGCGCCCCCGGTCACCGTGGCCACCACCGCGCGCGCCTCCTCGGGGGCGAGCCGGAGGGTCCAGCGGCGCCCGGACTCCACGGCGCGCGGGCGCAGCGCGGCGACCTCGGGCACGTCCAGCGGGGCCTTCTCCCGCCACACCAGCTCGACGCGCACCTCGCCGGCGACCCGCTCCTTCAGCCCGGCCGGGGTGTCGCAGGCGATGACCCGCCCCTGGTCGAGGACGGCGACCCGGTCGAGGACGGTCTCCGCCTCGATGACGTTGTGGGTGACCAGCAGGACGGTGGTGCCGGACCGGGCCCGCCGCCGGTCCACGGCGGCCCACACGGCCCGCCGGGCCACCGGGTCCATGCCGCTGGTCGGCTCGTCGAGCACCAGCAGGGGCCGCTCTCCGACGAGCGCGGTGGCGAAACAGGCGAGCCGCCGCTGCCCGCCGGACAGCTTCTTCAGCGGTCGTGCGGCGAGCCCGGTCAGACCCAGCTCCTCCAGCACGGCGTCCCGCTCGGCCCGCGCCCGCCGCACCTCCAGCCCGCGCAGCCGCCCCGTGGTCTCCGCGGCGAGCGCCACGGTCAGCTCGTCCAGGGCGGTCGACTCCTGCCCCAGGTAGGCGAGGATCCGCGCGGCCCGCTCGGGATGGCGCACGATGTCGTGGCCCAGGATGTCGACGGTGCCGTCGTCGGGCCGCATCAGCCCGGTCAGCTGCCGTACGAGCGTGGTCTTGCCCGCCCCGTTGGGCCCGAGCAGACCGAAGATCTCCCCGCGCCGGACCTCCAGCGCCACCGCGTCGTTCGCCCGCACCTCGGGAGTGCCCGGCGTGCCCCGCCGCCCCCGGGTCGCCGGATACGTCTTGGTGAGCCCCCGCACAGCGCACACGACATCCCCACCATGCCGGACCGCCTGTGCCGTACGCGTACTCACGAGGGACGAGCCTACGGGGTCCGGGGCGCCCTTTTCCCTCCGGGTCACCCGAGCCGCGCTCCCCGGCGCCCGGCCGCGAACGCCGGCGCACGCGACCCCGGGTCAGGAGGTGCTCGCGCCACCGCCGGAGGTGGTCCGCACATCGATCTCCCGCCAGAAGCCGGCCCGGATCGCGTACCGGTCGTGCTCGTCGATCTGGTCGTCCTTGTGGGCCAGCAGTCCGAACCGGGCCGCGTACCGCAGCAGCTCCCCGTCGACGCGGTGCGGCACCCGCGGATACATCCCCGACAGTTTCTGCAGATGCGTCTGGTCGGGGAGTCGGGCCATCCACCGCCGGGCGAACACCTGTCCGACCTCGAAGGGATCGCCGCCGACCGTGGTGATGTCCTCCTCCCGGTCGGCCCACCGCTGCTCCGCGCTCGTCAGCTGCGCCAGCGTCGGCATGGCCGCCGCCTCGGGCGGCTCCGCCGCGCCTCCGGGCCGGTCCACCCAGCCCTTGTCGGAGGACCACCGCAGGGTGGCCGTCGCCGGGTGCTGCGCGGGGTGCGCCCCCGGCGCCCGCATGGCGGCCAGGTCCTTCGGCGTCGGTACGCCCTTGTGCGTGGCCGCCCGTTCCTCGGTCCCGTTGCGCGCGGCTCCGGCCCCCGAGGTGTGTTCGGGCTCTCCCGTCGGCCGTTCGGTGGCGGCCGCGAGGGCCGACTCGGGCAGCGGCGCCGACAGGATCGCGGCGATCTCCGGGCGCGGCACCGGCTGCGGCGCGCAGACCCCGCCGAGGTCCTTGGCCCGTACGGCCTTGGTGATCCACATCCGGTCGAGGACCCGCCGCTCGTCGGCCTCGGCGACCAGGTCCTCGGACTGGTTGTAGTCGCCGTCGGCGGCCTGCACGGCCCACAGATGCACGGCGACGCCGTGCTCCTTGGCGGCCATCATGCCCGGCAGCAGATCCCCGTCGCCGGTCACGAGGACCACGTCGGAGCAGGCGCGATTGCGGGCCAGCTCGGTCAGTTCGGCGTGCATGGCGGCGTCCACGCCCTTCTGCGCCCACCGCCCGTCGCTGCGGGTCAGCGCGCCGAGCCGCACGGTCACCCGGGGCATCACGCGCAGTCTGCGGTGCTCGGGCTGCGGGACGCGGTCGGGGGCACCGTCGAACCAGTAGATGCGCAGCAACGGCCGCTCGGTGTCGGCCTCGGCGCGCTCGCGCAGCCCCTGGATGAGAGCGGCGTGATCGACGGTGATGCGGGAGCGGGAGGGTTCCCCGGCGAGGAGGCTGGCGGCCGCGCCGAGCAGATACCCGGCGTCCACCAGGACGATGCAGCGGTCCACGCGATCCACCCTCTTTCCGGGAGGTTTGCTTCGGGCTTCCTTCGAGTCTGCCCGACCACGCGGAGGTTAACGGCCGGAACTCGATCTTCGGCGTGGCGTCTTCACTCCGTGTGCCACACCGTGTGCCACGCCGTGCGCCCTTCCGCGACACGGCACGCGGTCCGACAACTCTGGTCACGGACGGTGATTTTCCGAAATGCGCGTGTTGTCATGCTATGTGAATCTGGTCGCGGCCCTGGCCCCTAGACCCCCTTCAGGAGGCAGATCCCCATGGCCAAGAACAAGAAGCAGGACCGTAAGCAGCCGCAGTCCGAGCGTGGTCGGCAGGAGACCCAGCAGCCCTCACTGGAGTCGCAGACCGAGACGCGCATGACCCAGGTGACACCCGGCGACATGGCCCGCAAGGGCCGGCAGAAGCGCTTCGGTCACAACTGACATCGCGGGCCGGGCCGTTGCAGCCCGGACACACCGAGGGGCGCGTCCGTAACACCGGACGCGCCCCTCGCGAAGTTCACGCCTGTCGCGCTCCGCCGGGCCTCGCTCAGCCGGCCAGGCAGGACGGGCCGAGCAGCACCTTCAGATCGCCGAACAGGGCCGGGTCGGGCTTCACCCGGTGCCGGTCCAGGCGCAGCACGGTCGTCTTGGTGGGGCCCTGGAGCCGGATCCGGACCTCGCTGTCGCCCTTGTGGTGGGTCAGGATCTCGCCGAGCCGGCTGACCATGGGCGGGGTGACACGGGTGGCCGGGATGGTGAGGATCACCGGCGCGTTGGTGCCCGCGTTCGACAGGTCGGGGACCTGCATCTCCATGGCGACCAGCCGCGGCACCTCCTCGCGCTTGTCGAGGCGGCCCTTCACGAAGACGACCGCGTCCTCGACGAGTTGGGTCGAGACGAGTTGGTAGGACGCCGGGAAGAACATGCACTCGATGGAACCGGCGAGGTCCTCCACGGTGGCGATGGCCCAGGCGTTGCCCTGCTTGGTCATCTTGCGCTGGAGACCGGAGATGATGCCGCCGATGGTGACGACCGCGCCGTCCGCGTGCTCGCCGCCGGTGAGCTGGGCGATACCCGCGTCGGCCTTGTCGGAGAGCACGTGCTCCAGACCGAAGAGGGGGTGGTCGGAGACGTAGAGGCCGAGCATCTCCCGCTCCTGGGCGAGGAGATAGGTCTTCTCCCACTCGTCGGTGGTGAATTCGACGTCGAGTCCGAAGCCCGGCTCGTTGCTCTCCTCCTCGCCCATGCCGCCGAAGAGGTCGAACTGGCCCTCGGCCTCCTTGCGCTTGACCGCGACCACGTTGTCGATCATCGAGTCGAAGTGCGCGGTGAGGCCCTTGCGGGTGTGCCCCATCGTGTCGAAGGCGCCCGCCTTGATCAGCGACTCGGTGGTGCGTTTGTTGCAGGCGACGGCCTCGACCTTGTCGAGGTAGTCGGGGAAGGAGGCGTACTTCCCCTTGGCCTTGCGGCTGCGGATGATCGACTCGACCACGTTCGTACCGACGTTGCGCACGGCTTCGAGGCCGAAGAGGATCACGTCGTCGCCCTGGGCGGCGAAGTTGTGCTCGGACTCGTTGACGTTCGGCGGGAGCACCTTGATGCGCATGCGGCGGCACTCGTTGAGGTAGACCGCCGACTTGTCCTTGTCGTCCTTGACCGAGGTGAGCAGGGCGGCCATGTACTCGGCCGGGTAGTTCGCCTTGAGGTACGCGGTCCAGTAGGAGACCAGTCCGTACGCGGCGGAGTGGGCCTTGTTGAAGGCGTAGCCGGCGAAGGGGACCAGGACGTCCCACAGGGCCTGGATGGCCTCGTCGCTGTAGCCGTTCTTCTGGGCACCGGCCTGGAAGATGGTGAAGTTCTTCGCCAGTTCGTCGGGCTTCTTCTTGCCCATCACACGGCGCAGGATGTCGGCCTCGCCCAGCGAGTACCCGGCGATGATCTGGGCCGCCTTCTGCACCTGCTCCTGGTAGACGATCAGGCCGTAGGTGACCGCGAGGACCTCCTGGAGCGGCTCCTCCAGCTCCTTGTGGATCGGGGTGATCTCCTGGCGGCCGTTCTTGCGCTCGGCGTAGTTGATGTGCGAGTTCATGCCCATCGGGCCCGGTCGGTACAGGGCCGAGACGGCGGAGATGTCCTCGAAGTTGTCGGGCTGCATCTGGCGGAGCAGGGAGCGCATCGGGCCGCCGTCGAACTGGAAGACGCCGAGGGTGTCACCGCGGCAGAGCAGTTCGAAGGTCTTGGGGTCGTCCAGCGGGAGGGCGAGCATCTCCAGGTCGATGCCCTTGTTGGCCTTCACCATCTTGATGGCGTCGTCCATGATCGTGAGGTTGCGCAGGCCCAGGAAGTCCATCTTCAGCAGGCCGAGCGACTCGCACTGCGGGTAGTCCCACTGGGTGATCGTCACGCCGTCGGTGTGCCGCACCCAGATCGGGGCGTGGTCGACGATGGGCTCGCTGGACATGATCACGCCGGCCGCGTGCACACCCATCTGCCGGACCAGGCCCTCGACGCCCTTGGCGGTGTCGATGACCTTCTTCACGTCCGGTTCGTTCTCGTACATCGACCGGATCTCGCCCGCCTCGCTGTAGCGCGGGTGGGAGGGGTCGGTGATGCCGTTGAGGTCGATGCCCTTGCCGAGGACGTCGGCGGGCATCGCCTTGGTGAGCCGGTCGCCCATCGCGTACGGGTAGCCCAGCACGCGCGCGGAGTCCTTGATGGCGTTCTTCGCCTTGATCTTGCCGTAGGTGCCGATCATGGCGACCTTGTCGGCGCCGTACTTCTCGGTGACGTACCGGATCACCTCGACGCGCCTGCGCTCGTCGAAGTCGATGTCGACATCGGGCATGGAGACGCGCTCGGGGTTGAGGAACCGCTCGAAGATCAGGCCGTGCGGGATCGGGTCGAGGTCGGTGATGCCCATGGCGTACGCGACGATCGAACCGGCGGCGGAACCACGGCCGGGGCCGACCGCGATGCCCTGGGTCTTGGCCCACATGATGAAGTCGGCGACGACGAGGAAGTACCCCGGGAACCCCATCTGGATGATGACGTCCATCTCGTACTCGGCCTGCTTCTGCCGGTCGTCGGGGATGCCGCCGGGGAAGCGGCGCTCCATGCCCCGGCGCACCTCCTCCTGGAACCAGGTGACCTCGGTGAAGCCGTCGGGGATGTCGAACTTCGGCATGAGGTTCTTGGCCTCGAACATGCCGGAGGTGTCGATCTGCTCGGCGACCAGCAGGGTGTTGGCACAGCCCTCCTGCCAGGCGTCCGAGGAGTCGACGGCGTACATCTCCTCGGTGGACTTCAGGTAGTAGCCGGTGCCGTCGAACTTGAAGCGGTCCGGGTCGGAGAGGTTCTTGCCGGTCTGGATGCACAGCAGGGCGTCGTGCGCGGTCGCCTCGTGCGCGTACGTGTAGTGCGAGTCGTTCGTGACCAGCGGCGGGATGCCGAGTTTCTTGCCGACGCGGAGCAGGTCCTCGCGGACCCGGTGCTCGATGTCGATGCCGTGGTCCATCAGCTCCAGGAAGTAGCGGTCCTTGCCGAAGATGTCCTGGTACTCGGAGGCCGCCTTCACCGCCTCGTCGAACTGGCCGAGGCGCAGCCGGGTCTGCAGCTCGCCGGAGGGGCAGCCGGTGGAGGCGATGAGCCCCTCGGACCACTGGGAGATGGTCTCCTTGTCCATCCGGGGCCACTTCTGCAGCCAGCCCTCGGCGTACGCGTCGGAGGAGAGCTTGAAGAGGTTGTGCAGGCCCGTCCTGTTCGCCGCCCAGATCGTCTTGTGCGTGTAACCACCCGAACCGGACACGTCGTCGCGCTTCTGGTGCGGCTGGCCCCACTGGATCTTGCGCTTGTTGCGCCGGGACTCGGGGGCGACGTACGCCTCGATGCCGATGATCGGGGTGACGCCGGCCTTCTTGGCGGTGTGGAAGAAGTCGTAGGCCCCGTGGAGGTTGCCGTGGTCGGACATCGCGATGTGGGTCATGCCCATCTCGTTGCACGCGTTGAACATGTCCTTGAGCCGCGCGGCACCGTCCAGCAGCGAGTACTGGGTGTGGACGTGCAGGTGCGTGAACGGCGGCTTTGACACGGCTTCGGCCTCCAAGGGACACAACAGGGGAAACAGGCGTGAACGGCATCCCCACGGGCTGCGGACAGTCTGGGGGACAGCGTCGAAGTCTATGCCTCGGGACTGACACCGCGAGGGGTGTCCCCCGTACCTTTCGACGAAGGAGTCGCGGGCACTCGCGCGCGGCTCCGCACGTTGAGAGATCGACCCACCCGTGATCATCAGGAGGCACCCCGCGATGTCGGTTCCCCAGCTCGACGACGAGCGACGCGGCGAGGAGATCCTCGCCGTCTTCGACACCGCCTTCGGCCAGCTCCTGGCCGCCGATCCGGCCGCGTTCCGCGTGAAGTTCCGGAAGATGGCGGCATCGGCCTTCGCGTTCTACCGGGGCACGGCGTGCCTGTTCTACAAGGATCTGGACGACGAGAAGGCCGCCGGTCCGTTCCTGGACGAGCGCACCTCGCGCGTGTGGATCCACGGCGACCTGCACGCGGAGAACTTCGGCACGTACATGGACTCCACGGGCCGCCTGATCTTCAATGTGAACGACTTCGACGAGGCCTACGTCGCCCCCTTCACCTGGGACCTGCAGCGCTTCGCCGCCTCCGTGGCGCTCATCGGGTACGCGAAGGCGCTCGGCGACGAGCAGATCACGGAGCTGGTGGAGACCTACGCGGCCGCCTACCGCGAGCGGATCCACGCGGTGGCGACCGGCGCCAAGCGGGACGAGGTGCCTCCGTTCACGCTCGACACCGCCCAGGGCCCGCTGCTGGACGCGCTGCGCGACGCCCGCTCGCTGACCCGTTTCGGCCTGCTGGACTCGATGACGGAGATCCGCGACTTCGAGCGCCGCTTCGCGCCGGGGGGCGGCTCCATCGAGCTGGACGCGGCCACGCGCTACAAGGTGCTGGCCGCCTTCGACGGCTATCTGGAGACGCTCCCGGAGTCCTCGCTGACCCGCCCGGACTCCTACCGGGTGAAGGACGTCGTCGGCCGCCGGGGCATCGGCATCGGCTCGGCGGGTCTGCCGTCGTACAACATCCTGCTGGAGGGGCAGAGCGACGCCCTGGAGAACGATGTGGTGATCTACATCAAGCAGGCCCAGACCCCGGCCGTCTCCCGGCACATCACCGACCAGCGGATCCGTGACTACTTCCAGCACGAGGGTCACCGCACGGTGATCTCGCAGCGGGCCCTGCAGGCCCACGCCGACCCGTGGCTGGGCTGGACCGAGCTGGACGGCGCCGGGCAGCTGGTCGCCGAGGTGTCGCCGTACGCGGTGGACCTGGACTGGAGCGACATCGACGACCTGGAGGAGATCGCCACGGTCGTCGCCGACCTCGGCCGGGCCACGGCCACGATGCACGCGGCGGCGGACGACCTGACGGGGCAGTCCCTGGTGCCGTTCTCCACGGAGCGGGCCATCGACGCGGCGATCGCCGCCGACGAGGAGGGCTTCGCACCGCTCCTGGTGGACTTCGCGCACGCGTACGGGGCTCGCGCGCGCAGGGACCACCAGATCTTCGTCGACCTCTTCCGCAACGGCCGGATCCCCGGCCTGCGCAACCACTGAGCACACGCGGAAGGGGCACCGACGCCGACGAGACGTCGGGCACTCACAGGGACCTTTTAGCGGTCCCTTACGTGCCCGCGTGGGACACTCTCAGTCGCCATGGACATATCCGGGACCCACTTCAGAGCCGTACGCGCGGCGCTGTTCACGGCTGTCGTCGTGACGCTCGGCACCGCGTCGCACGTGCTGCTGTCCGGGGTCCCGCTCCCGCTCACCGTCGTCGGCGCGATCACCGCCGCCGTCTTCCTCGCCGCCTACGCGCTGGCCGGCCGCGAGCGCGGCTTCGGGCGGATCGCCGGGGTGCTGATCCCGCTGGAGCTGACCGCCGACACGGTCTTCACCGCGGGTCAGCACGCCTGTTACGGCGAGGCGGGCGGTCCCGTCACGGGTCCGCTGCGCCAGGTCGGGCTGGACGTGCTGTGCGGCGGCGGCAGTGTGGGCGCGCCGCTGGCGCGGGTCGCCGGCGGTTCCGAGCGGGCGGCGGCGCTGCTCGCGGGCGCCGGTCCGGGGGTCGCCTGGCTGCTGCTCGCCGCGCACATCGGCGTCGGCCTGCTGGCCGCCGCCTGGCTGCGGCGCGGCGAGCGGGCGCTGGCCCAGCTGCTGGACGCCGCGGTCGCCGCGGGTTTCCGGCCGCTGCTGATCGCGGTCGCCGCGGTCCTGGTGCGGCCCCCGCGGGCCCAGCACCGGCCGACGCGCACCGCGCACCGTACGGACAGTGCGCGCACCCTTCTCCACACGCACTCCCTGGGGCGGCGTGGACCGCCGTGCTCGGTCACCTTCGCGTGACCACCTCCTGAGCACGAACAGGTCCCCCCTCACATCTCTCCGCGCACCACGTGTGCGCGTTTCCCAGGGAGTTCATCCACATGAGCAAGCGGAACAGCAGCGCGGCGAAGTCGGCGGCCCGTGAGCGGCTGCGTCTGGAGCGCGAGCGTCAGGCCAGGCGCGCGAAGGTCAGGCGGCAGGCGATCGTGGCGTCCTCGATCGTCGCGGTCCTCGCGATAGCCGGCGGCATCGGCTACGCCGTCGTCCAGAACAACCAGCCCACCAAGTGGGAGGAGGCCGCCAAGGCCACGGTGGTGGCCCCGGCGAACACCTCGGGCAAGAACGGCACCACCGTGCTGATCGGCGACTCCACGACCAAGAACGTGGTCCACCTGTACGAGGACCCGCGCTGCCCGGCCTGCGCCGCCTTCGAGCAGACCGTCGGCGAGACGGTGAACAAGGGCATGAAGGACGGCGACTACAAGCTCTCCTTCACGCTGGGCACCTTCCTGGACGGCAACCTCACCGGCGAGGGCTCGAAGAACGCGCTGAGCGCCCTCGGCGCCGCCCTGGACGTCAGCCCCGACGCGTTCCTCGCCTACAAGACCGCGTTGTACTCGACGAAGTACCACCCGGAGGAGACCACCGACGAGTTCGCCAAGGACAGCTATCTGATCAAGGTGGCGAACACGGTCGACGCGCTGAAGAACGACAAGAAGTTCCAGGACGCCGTGAAGAAGGGCACCTACGACGCCTGGGCGATGAGGATGAGCAAGTCCTTCGACGACGCCGACGGGGTCAAGTCGACTCCGACCATCAAGATCAACGACAAGGTGATCGCCAACCCGTCGACGGTCGCGGACTGGGAGAAGGCGCTCAAGGACGCGGGCGTCACCGATTAGCGGGCCGCAGGCGGCCGCCGCGGGGCACGTGTGAACGGGCGGGCGCCCCGGAGAACGACTCCGGGGCGCCCGCCCGACGGCGGCTGCGGCTACGACGGCTCGGCGGCTACGGCGCGATGTACGGCTTGACCCGCTTGCGGTAGTCCTCGGCACGCACCTCGTTGTAGTACTTGTCGGCGTCCTCGTCGTCCGAGGTGAAGATGTAGACCGGGCACTCGTCGGACTCGGCCTTGCCCTTGTACACGTACCGCTCCTTGCCGGTGCGCGCCTCGACGACCCGCACCCGGTACGAGGTGTTGTACGTCCGGATCTTCAGCGGCTTGCCGTCGGCCTCCATGTCGCAGACCTTGCCGGTCGCAGTGGCCTTCGTGCGCTCGACGCAGACGACCAGCTCCGCCTCCTCCGGCTTGTCCTCGTAGCCGAGGAACCAGCCCTTGGGGAAGTCGCCGTCGACGGGCACGCTGCTCGTCCAGCCGTCACCGGTGCTGTTCATGAGCTGCGCCGGGTGCACGGTCTTCTTCGCTCGGTCGTAGGCCGGCAGTCCTTCGAAGCCGAGCCCGTCCGAGCAGACCCGCTCCAGGTCCTGGGTCGTCACCGGAACCTCCGGTTCGTCCGCGGCGGCCCCGCCCGACGACGATCCGCCGCCGCTCCCGGCCCCCGTGGTCGCGGCGGGTGACGAACACCCGCACAGGACCACGCCCAGCACTCCTGCGGCGACCCAGATCCGGGCACGCTGCATGACGACCTCCCTGCCGAAAGAGAAAAGCGGCAGGCAGGGCATGTCCCCCCGGGTCATGCCCTGTCCCCCCTGCCCTGCCGAACAGAAGCCTGCCGGACGCAGGGCCCCCGGATATCGGGGAAGATCCCCCATGTAGTGGTGCGACCCCCGGGGAAGTGGGGGCTACCCTGTACGCGCCTCGAAGGTGCATTCGAGGGGTGCCCGGCGGGGGTTGCGTACGGGGGCGTACGCGGGCTGCCACGACCATCCCGACAGGGCGCAGGGGGCCTGCAGTTGTCGTCGTTCTCTTCGATGCCGTCGTCGTTCTCCTCGACGCGGTCCTCGGCGTTCTCGTCGGTTCCGGCGTTCTCGTCCTTCTCGTCCCTCACGTCCTTCTCGTCGTTGTCGTCGCCCACTCCGGTCGGCAGACAGGCGGAGCGGGACCTGCTGACGGCTGCCGTCGGGGCGGCCCGGGACGGGCGGGGTTCGTCGGTGTTCGTGCTGGGCGAGCCCGGAATCGGCAAGTCCCGGCTCGTCGAGGACGCCGCGTCGGCCGCCGCCGCTGCCGGGGCACGGATCCTGCGCGGGCGCGCCGCGTCCGCCGGGCGGGCCGTGCCCCTGCGTCCGCTGGCGGAGGCGGTGTTCTCGGGGTCACGGGGCGAGGGTGCGCCCTCAAGCGGGGATCTGGGCTTCTACGAACCGCTGTTGTCCCGGCTGTGCGGGCTGGCACCGCAGGACGGCGCCCCGCTCGTCGGGTACGCCGAGGCGGTGCTCCGGCTCCTGCACGTCCTCGGCCGGCAGGGCGGCTGTGTCCTGGTGCTGGAGGATCTGCACGACGCGGACGCCGACACGCTCGCCATCGTCGACTATCTGACGGACAACCTCGCCGGCCAGCGGGCCGTGCTGCTGGCCACCCTGCGCGGCGAGCCCGGCCCGGCGCTCGACCTCGCCGAGGGTGCCACGTCCCGTCGTACGGCCCGCACGATCCGCCTCGCCCGCCTCGGGCCGGGCGGCACCGCCGAGCTGGCCGCCCGGTGTCTGGGCCACGACACCGCCGAGGACGTCCCGGCGGCGGTGCTGGACCGGCTGCACACGGTGTCGGAGGGTGTTCCCTTCGTGGTGGAGGAACTGCTGCGGGCCATGGTCGACGGCGGCGGTCTCGTCCGGGACGAGAACTCCCGCTGGACGGTGACCGGCTCGCTGGACGCCGGCGTGCCCGACACCGTCGCCGCCGCCGTCCTGCAGCGCGTGGACCAGTTGCCACCGGCCGGCATCGCCCTGCTGGAAGCGGCGGCGGTCCTCGGCAGACGCTTTCCCGTGGACATCGCCGCCCGTGCGGCGGGCCTGGACCACGCCACCGCCCTCACCCAGCTCCGCCACGCGGCCCACGCCCACCTGGTCTCCGACGCCACCACCGCGTCGGACCCCGGCTGGCACACCTTCCGCCACGCCCTCACCGCCGACGCCATCACCCGCCGCCTCCTCCCGCCGGAGCGCACGGCGCTGTGCCTGGCGGCAGCGGACGCGATCGAGGCGGCGAAGGGGGTGGGGCGTCAGGAGGCGAGCGCCGGCGGGCCGGGCTTCGACCGGGCAGGCCTCGACGCGGCGGACTCTGCCGAGGC is drawn from Streptomyces bottropensis ATCC 25435 and contains these coding sequences:
- a CDS encoding DsbA family protein is translated as MSKRNSSAAKSAARERLRLERERQARRAKVRRQAIVASSIVAVLAIAGGIGYAVVQNNQPTKWEEAAKATVVAPANTSGKNGTTVLIGDSTTKNVVHLYEDPRCPACAAFEQTVGETVNKGMKDGDYKLSFTLGTFLDGNLTGEGSKNALSALGAALDVSPDAFLAYKTALYSTKYHPEETTDEFAKDSYLIKVANTVDALKNDKKFQDAVKKGTYDAWAMRMSKSFDDADGVKSTPTIKINDKVIANPSTVADWEKALKDAGVTD